In Bradyrhizobium lablabi, one DNA window encodes the following:
- a CDS encoding ABC transporter permease produces the protein MSDAVVPHKTEVSAPRARSSSGGWFKRAIESDLFYSFRRSRLTMVAAVVTALFFLLAILASLVAVQNPFDPAQLQLMNSRIPPLWTADGQSPFLLGTDEQGRDVLSAILYGMRISLVVGVLGVVFSGALGIMLGLIAGYFGGAVDSLIMRIADVQLTFPAILIALLVNGVVKSVFGNRLDAMSMLAVLVVAIGLSFWVQYARTVRGSVLVEKNKDYVAAAQLIGLPAPVIMLRHVLPNTTGPILVIATINLALAIITEATLSFLGSGMPDTMPSLGTLIRIGNNYLFSGEWWIVAFPGIALAALILSINLLGDWLRDALNPKLR, from the coding sequence ATGAGCGACGCCGTCGTCCCGCACAAAACCGAGGTGAGCGCGCCGCGCGCGCGATCCTCTTCGGGCGGCTGGTTCAAACGCGCGATCGAAAGCGACCTGTTCTACTCCTTCCGCCGCTCCAGGCTCACCATGGTCGCAGCGGTAGTGACCGCGCTGTTCTTCCTGCTCGCGATCCTCGCCTCCCTGGTCGCGGTGCAGAACCCGTTCGATCCGGCGCAGCTTCAACTGATGAATTCGCGCATTCCCCCGCTATGGACCGCGGATGGCCAGAGCCCGTTCCTGCTCGGCACTGACGAGCAGGGCCGCGACGTGCTCTCCGCTATCCTTTACGGCATGCGCATCTCGCTGGTGGTCGGCGTGCTCGGCGTGGTGTTCTCCGGCGCGCTCGGCATCATGCTCGGGCTGATCGCGGGCTATTTCGGCGGCGCCGTCGACAGCCTGATCATGCGCATCGCCGACGTGCAGCTCACCTTTCCGGCGATCCTGATCGCGCTGCTCGTCAACGGCGTGGTCAAATCGGTGTTCGGCAACCGGCTGGACGCCATGAGCATGCTGGCCGTGCTGGTAGTTGCCATCGGCTTGAGCTTCTGGGTGCAATATGCCCGCACCGTGCGCGGCTCTGTGCTGGTGGAGAAGAACAAGGATTACGTCGCAGCAGCCCAGCTCATCGGCCTGCCGGCACCGGTGATCATGCTGCGCCACGTGCTGCCCAACACCACGGGACCGATCCTCGTCATCGCCACCATCAACCTCGCGCTCGCCATCATCACCGAGGCGACGCTGTCGTTTCTGGGCTCCGGCATGCCTGACACCATGCCCTCGCTTGGAACCCTGATCCGGATCGGCAACAATTATCTGTTCTCCGGCGAGTGGTGGATCGTTGCCTTCCCCGGCATTGCGCTGGCGGCCTTGATCCTTTCCATCAACCTGCTCGGCGACTGGCTGCGCGACGCACTCAATCCAAAACTTAGATGA
- a CDS encoding ABC transporter ATP-binding protein gives MTEPVLSVRNLKVEFATRRNTLRAIDGVSFDIAKGEVLGVVGESGAGKSVTGLAVIGLIDPPGRISGGEIYLSGLRIDNLPPEELRRIRGKRIGMIFQDPLTSLNPLYRIGDQLVETIRTHTNLSEQAARKRAIDLLAEVGIPAPEKRVDAYPHEFSGGMRQRVVIALAICAEPELIIADEPTTALDVSVQAQIIALIKRLGRDHGTAVMLVTHDMGVIAETSDRVAVMYSGRVAEIGPVQDLVQHPLHPYAKGLMGAIPTLAGEAARLVQIPGSMPRLSAIPQGCSFNPRCAFAFDRCRIERPEPIRHGTQAVACHLYDAAAKDTAA, from the coding sequence ATGACCGAACCCGTTCTCTCCGTGCGTAACCTCAAGGTGGAGTTCGCCACCCGCCGCAACACGCTGCGCGCGATCGACGGCGTTTCCTTTGACATCGCCAAGGGCGAAGTGCTGGGCGTAGTCGGCGAATCCGGCGCCGGCAAATCGGTCACCGGCCTTGCCGTGATCGGCCTGATCGATCCGCCCGGCCGCATCAGTGGCGGCGAGATCTATCTGTCGGGCTTAAGGATCGACAATTTGCCGCCGGAGGAACTGCGCCGCATCAGGGGCAAGCGCATCGGCATGATCTTTCAGGATCCGCTCACCAGCCTTAACCCGCTCTATCGGATCGGCGACCAGCTGGTCGAGACCATCCGGACCCACACCAATCTTTCGGAACAGGCCGCACGCAAGCGCGCGATCGATCTGTTGGCCGAGGTCGGTATTCCCGCCCCCGAAAAACGCGTCGATGCCTATCCGCATGAATTTTCCGGCGGCATGCGCCAGCGCGTCGTGATCGCGCTTGCGATCTGCGCCGAACCGGAACTGATCATCGCCGACGAGCCGACCACCGCCCTCGATGTCTCCGTACAGGCCCAGATCATCGCCCTGATAAAGCGGCTCGGGCGCGACCACGGCACGGCGGTGATGCTGGTGACCCACGACATGGGCGTGATCGCCGAGACTTCCGACCGGGTCGCGGTGATGTATTCCGGACGCGTCGCCGAAATCGGCCCGGTGCAGGACCTCGTGCAGCACCCCTTACATCCCTATGCCAAGGGATTGATGGGCGCGATCCCGACGCTGGCCGGCGAGGCCGCGCGGCTTGTGCAAATCCCGGGCTCGATGCCGCGGCTGTCCGCGATCCCTCAGGGTTGCTCGTTCAACCCGCGCTGCGCGTTTGCGTTCGATCGCTGCCGGATCGAACGGCCGGAGCCGATCCGGCACGGCACCCAAGCCGTCGCCTGCCATCTTTATGACGCCGCCGCCAAGGACACAGCGGCATGA